Genomic DNA from bacterium:
CCGCCGGAACGTCCCGATGTCGTTGAATCGAACCCCCTGGGTTTTCATGACCGGATAGATGCGCTGGGCCAGCCATTGCCGGATGTAGAAGGGTTGGCTGGG
This window encodes:
- a CDS encoding fatty acid desaturase, whose protein sequence is PSQPFYIRQWLAQRIYPVMKTQGVRFNDIGTFRRNNRYGTAL